The Coffea arabica cultivar ET-39 chromosome 6e, Coffea Arabica ET-39 HiFi, whole genome shotgun sequence genome contains the following window.
aatttcaaattcgttaaaataatcaaataagtttGAATATCAAGATGCTGGATATGATTAAACTTGTCTACGCTTCTAACTCGAAGTGCTTGTCTAAAATCAGGCCTGCTTGGCTtctcaatttttcttcttctatttccaTGAATATTTAGGAAATTATAATGCATGTTTCTACTTTCTACTGCCTTTGTCTAGTATTTACTTTCCCTCGCATCGTAAGTCAACATTCTCAATGGCTTTGAAAATATGCGCATTAACCCAAAAAGCTAAATTCAAGAGCACTCATCAGGTTAATTCTATTTTTATCGTCCTCATTTCTTTTACTTCAGAGAAtttaaggtaaaaaaaaaaaaaaagattagaaTCGGTCGTGGAGGCTGCATTCAAAGTCAaaaagaggaggaggaagacAACACGAAGggccacaattttttttttccttttttctttttctccattTGTTTACGCTTGAGGAATGCAAAGTGGAAAAAAGTTGACAATTAAGTTCCGCTTTCCTGAACACTAGTATGTATTGTGCATGCATgcaattaacttataaaatatttttataaaaattactTTGAtgctaaataataaaagaagactttaagaagaagaaagaaatcacaacttagaaatatttttacgGATAATAGTTTGCAATTGTGAATTGGAGTGGCTCatgattatttatttatttatttatttggattaGCATGTCTCATCATCTACAATTTATCATCCCTCTTCTactaatttattaaatttgacaTGTTTTCAAGTTACCCGCACAAACCCAGAATAGAAAAAtgcaaattgttttttttttttatatatatataacacaaAGCTCACAGCCAAGCCTGCAAGATGGAAATTTTGACTTGTTCATGTTGGGAGCTTTGTGTAAAAAAACATACCCTATCCTTCTTATTAATTTACTTGATAAGACTACAGTTCTTATTCTTTAACATTTCAATGCTGTTATTCTACTTCTATGAAGAAGACTACTAGTTGATATCAATTGAAAATATACACACTGCTGTtttcagaaaaaaataaaatagtattATATAAATGCTTGCCAATGAGATGGTTTTTTATTGTCTAATAAAACCATCGTAGACTTGATAGTCAACTCTTGCGGTCTTGCCCCTGCACTGCAGAAAGGAAAAACTACTTGCAACACTAAAATCAATTGGGGATCACATCATACCAATACCATATGGAGGTAAACACCAGACCAAATAGCAATCCTCGGCATGAACTTTTCTTAGTTACAAGTCAAATCAGAGAATTGTTTCGTTTTATCGTCCATTTTTTACACCGGAGTCCGACAGTAAGTGCACGACGATGAATGATCATATAAAATTTGTACCTCTTCAAGAACTGGAGCAAGTAAAGTACACTATACTCGGTCAAATGATGGCCtgaatcccaaaaaaaaaaaaaggtgcaagtATACGTATTCAGAGCGTCTGTCAATGCACTTCACACGAAAAAAGATGCCTGTGTCAATGAATCTGTGTAAAGAAAGTAAAAGGAACCAGCTGCGGCAAGATTCAGTAGCGTTATCGTCCTGAAAGAACTGATATTGAAAAAGAATAGCCCGCTGTTGATGGGATGATTGCATTATCCATTGCAGCAAAAAGCCTGCCACGGTCAGGCGTCGTTGACTCTCCATCTTCAGCTGATAACAAGTCAGCAATGAGAAATTGGGTATTTTCAGGCGGCTCATCCACGGGAACTCGGCCTTCCAGCATTTCCACCACAAGCCCCATACTCGGCCTGACCTTAGGCTTATCCTGAATACACCACAATGCTATGCAAACCAATCTCTTCACCTGCCTCTCATCTATTCCTCCTGCTAGCACCAATCTCCGGTCAACTATCTCCATCAGCTTCCCTTCTCTCAGTTTCTCAATCGCAATTTTCGCAAAACACTCAaactttttcttccttctctcGTTTTCGTCCTCAATCGTGCAAACACTTCTTCGCCCTCCAATAATCTCCAGCAGCACCATGCCGAAACCATAAACATCGCATTTTTCAGATACTCCATTCTCCAAGATCCATTCCGGGGCCAGATAGCCTCTGGTTCCCCGAATCGTCGTGACAATTctgctttcttcttttcccATTAGCTTCGAGAGTCCAAAATCGCACACGAGTGCCCGATAGCTCTCGTCGAGGAGTATATTCTCCGGCTTCACATCGAGATGCAAAATGCAAGACCTGcaatcatggtgtagataagaAAGTGCCCTCGCTACATCAAGTGCAACTCTACACCTCATGTCCCAAGACAAACAACCACCCCGCCGGCCGTGAGTTTCCCTCCTTGGAAATATCCAATTATCCAATGATCCGTTGTACACAAACTCGTAGACGAGAAAACGGGGCCCTGATGGTACGCTACAATAGCCAAGAAGTCGAAGAAGATTTACATGCTGGATACTGGCAATAGCTGCAACTTCTGATCTGAACTCCTTTTCGCCCTTGTCGTCTCCAACAATCCTCTTCACCGCGACCGGGGTACCATCATTCAAGATTCCTTTGAACACGGAAGCTGACGCCCCCTGTCCTAATAGTGCTCGAAAACCATCCGTTGCTTCTTCAAGTTCCTTGTACCTGAACTTAGTTGGAACTCCAGCTACTTTCCTGAGAAAACTGTACTCAATTCGTAGCTCCCGCCCCTCTGATACAAGCTGGGTTTCCAACAGTTTTCTCCGGTTATTGTATCTTCTTCTGATTACAAGAAACGAAAAAACAGCAAGGATGACCGCAATATTAGCTCCACACACTAAGAAAAATGTCTTGGACAGCTTTAATGAGATACGAGCAACGACGATAGTGATGGTGAGAACGGAAACCAACGAAACAGCAATTATGTATGCTTTTCTGTCCTCCATTGTTGATCTACTGAGTAAAGAGAAGAGGTCAAGATTCTCATGCTGTCAATTTCAGGCTTTGCTATTGAATTTTGATGCTCCACTACTTAATCCTTACTCtttgttaaaatttaaaaaaaaaaaaaggggtgggCAGGAAGGAAATTCATGTCCGGGAGGAGGACTAGGAATAGTAATTAACGCATTTCCTAGGAAATTAAAGACCAGTCTCCCCCCAATCTCCATCAATCTTTAACTTGGGTTGGGGCCCAAACCGCAGCATTCCCTTAATTACACGGTTTGAAAGGGCAAGTCATGCACCTACTTCGGCTCCCATGATCCCATCCCATGCTGATAAACACATTACCAGTCTTCTATTCTATGAACGTACGTATGCGAAATACTTACGTGTGTGAACTGTGGAACTTTATAGTGTATCCAATCAAAATATATTAGTCAACCTCTTTAGCAGCAATAAATTGAAGTGTGGCAAACGAAACTGCCTAGAAGTGGAAGTAAACGAAAGTAACTGAATGGAGAGGAATATGAGGATTAGCCTGTCTGCCTTTGAATTAATTTGGACTTTGGCGAGAGGAGattggagaagaaagaaaatggaagtaatcaaatagaaaaaaaaataaataaaagggcgGACCTTGGTTTAAAAATGAATAGAAACCATAATCTGAAAGTTGGGAAGAAGTAAAAGACAAAAGAATCGatcatttctttcaatttttttttttaaattgatcAGGTCTAATGAAATGAGTAGAGTATCAttccgtctttttttttttttttttgtggttggaATATTTTTCCCCTCTACAATGCGCAGACATTTctttttaatcacttaaaattGATATTGGCCCTATGGAGACTAGTAAATACTACATGGATGGAGTTCATGCTACAATAGGACCAACATATAATAGcgtttcacttttcattttttatgttcACCTTTTATCACAAGAATTCCAGGGTTTTTTTATATTCGCCATCCTTTTTCGACCAATTACATAAATTTTGTGGACAGCGACGCAGGAGGAGTGCAAAACAAACATATATATGGGTGCGTGATGTAACGAAGCCATGGTATTGAGTATTGACCGCTTGAGAAAGTCACCAAACGGCATTGGTTTATTCACCTCTTTGAATCTGTGGTGACGACAAATATGGATTATTAATTCAACCGTTTCgtaatacccaaaaaaaaaaaaaaaagaagaagaagaagaaagagaatgaGGGTCATTTTATATGTTTATCCGTAGGAATCAAAATTTGtgagtgaaaaaaataaaaataaagaaagtttaATTTGCTAATTTAGTCGATTTAGCAAGACTCGGAAGAAGTCA
Protein-coding sequences here:
- the LOC113695816 gene encoding probable receptor-like protein kinase At5g20050 yields the protein MEDRKAYIIAVSLVSVLTITIVVARISLKLSKTFFLVCGANIAVILAVFSFLVIRRRYNNRRKLLETQLVSEGRELRIEYSFLRKVAGVPTKFRYKELEEATDGFRALLGQGASASVFKGILNDGTPVAVKRIVGDDKGEKEFRSEVAAIASIQHVNLLRLLGYCSVPSGPRFLVYEFVYNGSLDNWIFPRRETHGRRGGCLSWDMRCRVALDVARALSYLHHDCRSCILHLDVKPENILLDESYRALVCDFGLSKLMGKEESRIVTTIRGTRGYLAPEWILENGVSEKCDVYGFGMVLLEIIGGRRSVCTIEDENERRKKKFECFAKIAIEKLREGKLMEIVDRRLVLAGGIDERQVKRLVCIALWCIQDKPKVRPSMGLVVEMLEGRVPVDEPPENTQFLIADLLSAEDGESTTPDRGRLFAAMDNAIIPSTAGYSFSISVLSGR